The sequence below is a genomic window from Polaribacter vadi.
CGTCAGATTTAGATGTGATTATTTTAGGAATGCATGCAAAAAAGGACAATCCTGAATTGTTAAAAGCACAAGAATTAGGGTTGAAAATTTATTCTTATCCAGAGTTTTTATATGAACAATGTAAAAATAAAACGCGTGTTGTAATTGGGGGTTCTCATGGAAAAACAACCATTACTTCTATGATTTTGCATGTGTTAAATTATCATGAAAGAGATGTAGATTATATGGTTGGTGCACAATTAGAGGGGTTTGAAACGATGGTTCATCTAACAGAAGAAAACGATTTTATGGTTTTAGAAGGTGATGAATATTTGAGTTCGCCCATTGATATGCGTCCTAAATTTCATTTATATAAACCAAATATCGCACTTTTAAGTGGCATTGCTTGGGATCATATTAACGTTTTTCCAACCTTCGAAAATTATAAAGAACAGTTTAAAATCTTTACAGATTCCATGATAAATGGAGGAAGTATGGTGTATAATATTGAAGATGAACATGTGAAAGACATTGTAGAATCTTCTGAAAACCACATTAAAAAATATCCTTACGAAACACCCAATCATTTTATAGAAAACGGAATTACATATCTAGAAACTGCAGAAGGGAATTTACCTTTAGAAATTTTCGGAAAACATAACTTACAAAATTTAGCAGGTGCAAAATGGATTTGTCAACATATGCAAGTTGATGAAGACGATTTTTACGAAGCAATTGCAAGTTTTAGTGGCGCAAGCAAGCGTTTAGAGAAAATTGCTGAAAGTAATTCAACCGTAATTTTTAAAGATTTTGCCCATTCACCTAGTAAAGTTGCTGCCACTACAAAAGCAGTAAAAGAGCAATACTCAGAAAGAACTGTTTTGGCATGTTTAGAATTACATACGTATTCTAGCTTAAATGCCGAATTTTTAGCAGAATATAAAGGAGCACTAGATTTTGCAGATAAAGCAGTTGTTTTTTATTCTCCTGATGCTGTTAAAATTAAACAATTGGAAGAAGTTACTCATCAACAAATTGCCAATGCTTTTGAAAGAGAAGATTTGGTTATTTATACCAATCCAGCAGCTTTTAAAGAGTTTTTGTTTGCTGAAAATTTAACAAATTCAGCAGTTGTTTTAATGAGTTCTGGTAATTATGGAGGTTTAGATTTTGATGAAGTTAAGGGGTTGGTTTAGCTTTTTTTAAACCTAACTGAACCAATTTTTCATTTTGCCAATTTTTATCGGTTGTCCTTTTTACGAGCCAGGTTCTTTTTTCTTTATCAAAAATTGAATCTTTAATGATTTTTAATCTTTGTTTTATAAAAAGTTTTGTTTCAATTTTTTTATGAAACTTTTTACTGTTAGCATTATTTTCGATGTTTTTTGTAAAGAAGTCAATATATTCTTTTGATTCCTTAGTTTCTATATATTTTAACGATTTAGGATGGTTAAAAATAACAGCACAAGAGGCTAAGAAGCAATTTAAAGGATTTTTAAGGTTGATAAAATCATTAAAAGCCGATTTTGCAGTAGTTTTTTTAGAAAGTAAAAAAACATCATAGGCATTTCTTAAAGAAATATCTTTGTAATGAAAACCTTTATCATTTATCTGTTTAGCAATAATGGATAAATTTAGTTGATTTTTAAAACTCAAAAAATGAATGCCATGAATGATTTGTGCATCTTTTTTAATATACCTATAATTGAATTCATCTGCATACTCTTCAAGTAATAATTCCTTGTGAATTTCTACAGCTGCAATATTGTTTGCTTTTTGTAGCCTTGGATAATGTTTAAACTGTGGAAAATCATAGGTTGTATCATGAACTTTAGAATACTCGAAATTTTGTAAAACCTCTATAGCTTTCGGATATTCCTCTTTAGAGAAAATAAAATCAATATCACCCACCATTCTTTCAGCAATATCTTCATACAAGCCTTCTAATAAATTTCCTGTTCCTTTTAAGAAAATAGGAGTGATGTTATTTGACAATAATAATTCATTAATTTCTTTAGCTTGTTCTATAATTTGCTCATTTCTATCACGATTTAAATCAGTTATATATATCATATACTCAACCAAATCTGTTGGTAGATAATGTAGAAAATCAGCTTTTTTAAAGTTGCAATATAAAGCAGGAAAAACAAAATGAGCTGTGCTAACTTTCACAACAGCATCCCAATCAATAGAATTTGATTTTAGTTCTTTTTCAACGATTTTTTTATGATGTTCTTCGTGATTAATTGTCAAACATTTTCCAACAAAAAGTAAGGTTTCTTTATAAGTCATTGTCAAATATTTTAGTAACCGTTTTTATCATTTCTTCATTATTAGAATAGGTTAATTGATAGCAATTTAAACCACCAAACCAATCTAAAAATAATTGAGCATTTTCTTTTTTGGGTGATAACCAGGAATCTGGAATTAGTTGCTGAAAAGCATCAATTTTAGAAATCTTTTTACACCTAAGTTTTGCCTCTTTTTCATATTTGATAAAAACCAAATCGTTGCAAGGTATATGTGCAAAGAAATTAGCGTTATTTGGTTTTAAATAACGAACAACTTTATTCAATCTTGTAAAATTATACTCTTTACTAGTTGCTAGTTCAGGGTAAATTGGCATCAACGTTTTTAAACTATTTTGTTTGATAGATATGGATGCAGGAAAACTATATACTTCTTGTTTTTTTGCATCAACAGGAACAAAATCATCTGCCAAACAAGTAAAACCATTAGCCTGTAAAAGTGCTAAAGAAGTACTTTTTCCATTGCCAGAATCACCTAAAAATAACATTGATTTTTTTCCATTACTAATAGCAGATGCATGAAAAACTCCCAACCATTCCTCTTCTTTCTTTTGATGTATTTTTTGAATGATTTCCATTGAAAACTTTCCTTGAAAATAATGAACATCATGATGACTCCAAGATCCAATATAGTCTTTATCTACATACAGAAATATAAAATTGCTATTGATAAAAACTTCAAATTCATTGTCAAAATTTTCAACAGCATCAATTACCAAATGCTCAAATTTAGGATGTATTAAAGATTGCTCTTTTTCGTTTAAATAAGAGATTTTAAAAATAACTTCATTTATTTTATAGAAGGTTACAAAATTATAAGAAGATGGTTTTTTTATGTCTCTATCATCGTTAATAACTTCTTTTTTAGTGTTATTATTAGGTTCGTAAAGTTTCTTTTTTAGATTTAGAATAAAATCTTCAGCTTTTTCTAAAGGGACATCTAATTTTTTTGAAAGTGCATTTGCTATAATTTCTACAGAAATTCCTTTGCTTAATCTTTTTAAAATATCGGCTGTAGTATTTTCTAAGACTACATATTTGTTGGTGTTTTCAAACCAAGCAATCGTTTTGTCTTCGATAACTTTATACAGCGTTTTCATTGATTTCATAGTTGATAAATATACTTACAATAAATATATAAAAATAAAAACGCCTCAAAAATTTTGAGGCGTTTAAAGTTGAAATAATTTTTATTAAAATCCAGTTCCAGGATCTTGAGGAACAGATGCTGCTTGTGCTTTTTGTGGATTTAAAATCATATAGGTTCCTAAAGCAGTTAAAGCTGCATATTTTCCGTAATTACCTATTTTTTTAATAGCTTCTTTACGAGTAATTTCTTGTTTATTGTCTATGTTTTTTTGCATAATTTTTTATTTAAAATCTCGTAATTATTCTAAGGTTATTTTTTTGTTTAAGCTACCAGTTTCAGTTTCTAATTGAACAATGTAAATTCCTGGAGATAATGCAGGTAGAGTAATATCTTGAACTCCATTAGAAGTAAATGAATTCTCTAAAACTTGCTTTCCTAAAATAGAATATAATTTAATAGAAGCTTTTCCTTGAGAGATCCCAACAATTCTTAAATTAGAATTGGTTGTTTTGTAGATGCTGATGTTATCCATATTTAAAGAATCAACACTCAAAGCACTACTGTTTTTTGTATGTAGATAAAAACGTCCAATTCCATCTAAAGCAACATCCGATGTTACTTTGTAAGTACTATTTACCTCATCTAATCTTGTAAAGGTATTGGTAAGTCTATCTTCTAAATATACATTGATATCAGCAGGAAGGTTTAAAGCTTCTGCAGAAAAAGAAATTTCTTTATTAGCATCAACAATTAAACCAATAGGAATTACCATGTTTTCATGGTTTGAATTTGGTAAAGATTGTAATTGATATTTTTTACCATCACTTTCAACTAAATCAGAATATAATGAAAAACTGTAAGAAACACCCCCAAATAATTTACCATCATAACCTGCATCATATCCTTTTGTAGTGTTATCAATATATAGAATTCTCGCAAACCTTTCATTATTCCCTTGACTAGCGGTTAAAATAATTTCAGGTCTTGTATTTGTTGATTTTTGAAATGTATCTGAACTCTGATGAGATGCATCAGCAATTTCAAAAGTTACATTAGCTGCTGAAGTGGCTTCTACAAAAAATCCTTGACCTGGTGCTATTTCATAAGCAGAATCAGCACTAGAAGTTTTAGTTGTATAGGATGAGCCATTCCAGAAATAAAAATCTGTATCTATATTTGCAGAATTTGTAGTGTAAAAAGTTCCTAGCGTAATAAATGCAGTAAATGGGTTCCCTATTAAATTAAAATTATTAACACCTTGTGTTAGTAAAAAAGTTTGATCAGAATTATAGATACCTGTTCCTGTAAAGGAGATATTACCTGCACCTGACCTTATTATACCATATCCACGACCAACTGCAAAAGGGCTTGAAGTCCCTTCTTCCATATATCTCCAAAAACCTGTTGCACTATCTGCAGTACTAGCTCCATCAGAATCTGTATCAGAAGATGAATTGTCATACCAACTTATACCTCTGTTATCTACATCTTGCGTGCTTGATGGTATAGCATTATTTGTTACCCATGTGTTATTATAATTTTCATCAATTACAGGTGAAGACATATAATACCATTGACTACCATTTGTTAAAGCTCTATTATAAGTTACTGTTCCAGAAAGTGTCCCAGTGGAAATTAAAGTAGCACCAGAATTTATTGTAGCTGAATTAACAGTAACAGCTGTGCTAACTGTAGGTTGATTTGAAGTTTTCAAAATTTGAACATCATCACTAGCTGTTGGTGCAGTTCCTGTGCTCCAATTAGAGCCTGTTGTCCAAGAATTATCAGTTGCTCCTGTCCAAGTTAGGGTAGAAAAAGGTAAGTTTGAAGAATTATATCTTCCTGGAGAAGCTGTAACAGGGTTTGATGAAATTGTAGAATGTTTTACAAAAGTTCCAGTTAAATCATCGTTTCTTCCAATTGATTCAGCAGAATTAGCTTCACTCCCATAAGTATATGTTGCTATTGTTGTTGCTCCAGAATTTGCAAGTGTAACAGTATCTCCTCCATTGTTTAAAGAAAGAGTTCCAGCTGTATCTGCAAAACCTGATATTCCTGTTGGAGTTCCATCTCCAAAAATAACAACAGAACCTCCTGCTGGTATTGTAATTGCACCAAAAGTATATCTAACAGAACCTGCATCAGAAATTGTGTAACCAGTTAAATCGTGAGAGGTAATATCTAAATTAACTAACTCAACAAACTCATCATCACCAGTATCTATAGTTCCATCTCCATTTGCATCAATACCAGTTGGATCCGCTAAAATTTCATTGATAATAATGTTTGGTAAATCATCGTCTTCATTCGTAACTATTGTTGTTACATCAGCAACTGGGGCATAAGCATTATCAGAAGAAGCATCATCTACAGCTACAGTTATAGTAACATCTACGTTTCCATCAGCTAAAGCATCATCAACTCCAGTTGCTGTAATAGTTTGTGGAGTATTCCAGTTTGCGTTAGTAAATGTAAGTGTTGCAGGAGAAACTGTCACTTCTCCAGTATCTCCACTTGTAATATTTAAAACTACGTCTGTAGTAGGTTCTAGATTAAGAACTGCTGTAAAAGTAGCAGTTGTAGTATCTTCTTTTGTATTATTAGAAGCTGTACTTAAAGTGATACCTGGTGTAGGAAGTGTTACTGTAAAAGATGATGTTGTGTAGCCTTGGCTACCACCATTTTCAGAAAATTCAAAACCAACTACAAGCGTGTTTACTCCTGAAACATCTAAATTTAAAATTGAATAGTTAACATTATCCCCATCTGCAGAAGGTATATCAGCTGTTTCAACCCTTGCACCTCCATCAAGAATATAAAAATATTTGAATTTATTTTCATTAGCTCCAGAATTAACAGATAATGCAGAAATATCAACGGAAGTAATTGCAGATACATCTATATTTTGGCTTTGGAAAATTCCTTGCCCTCCCCAGTCATCAGAAACTAAAGCACCTCCATCTACTTTAAAAGAGTTTGCTGACGTATCAGAACTAGGAGTAGTTGTATAAGACAAAGACCATTGGTTACCAAAACTTCCAAAAGGCCCAACAGAAGCAGGTGCATCAACTGGTGGAGAGAGATCTGATGTATGGTCTGCAAAACCATCTCCATCATTTGAGAAATCAGCATTATAAATTTGTGCTGATAAAGTTGAAATTGAAAAAGCAAAGACTAAAGTCAATGCAATTTTTAATGAGTTTTTCTTTTTCATAATTTGTTAATTTTTGTTAAAAATACAAAAAATTAATAGAAAATAAAACCAGAAAAAATGTTTAACTATAACTTAATCAGGATTTAAACTTATAATAAAGTCAAATTTAATTATTTTTAAAAAAAAGGAATGGATAAAATTGATGATACGAAAAGTTTTGATTTTCCCATTAATCATACAACCTCAACTCTTATTTTTAGGTTCTTTATAAACATCAATATGCCTTTTAATTGTTTTTTTTAATTTTAAGGAAGGCTCGTACTTGAGTTGGAATTTCTGTATGGTTGTCTTTACACTTAAATGTAATGATATAAGATTTTGTTAATAATTGCCTCTAGTTTAGCATCTTGTTAGGGGCTTGTTCGTGTCTTTCTCCCAAAACAATGTATTTTTTGAAAATACAGTCCTAGCTCTCTCGAAGAAGACTCGAAGGAGACTCGAAGAAAACCCCCTAAAAAATTGAATTTTGTGTCATGTTGTGTAATTGTGTGTCAGGATGTGTTAGAATATGTCAAAATCTTTCACAAAGCATCCATTTTCGGAGTGCCTAAATATCAAAGAATTTTAGGATTTAGATATGATTATTTCATCAATAAAAATCTAAAAATGGGTGAGTCATTTAATTATTTCTCCAAAAGAAAGGAGTAAACAAAATTAGCACTGTAAAAAGTTCTAATCGACCAATTAACATTAAAAAAGAACAAAACCATTTTGCTGCAGCACTAAGATGTGCAAAACTATCTACAGGGCTTACAGAGCCAATTGCTGGGCCAATATTACCCAAAGAAGAGGCTGCTGCACCAATGGCAGATAAAAAATCTAACCCTAATAAAGTTAAAATTACAGAGGCTATGATAAAAATTAGCATGTAAATGATAAAAAAAGAAAGAATGTTAAAAACAATGGTTTGGTTTACAGATTTACCATCATAACGTACTGGAATAATAGCATTTGGATGCAATGCTTTTTTAAATTCTAAAAAACTATTTTTAAGCATTATAATATGTCTAACCACTTTTACACCTCCACTTGTAGAGCCTGCAGAACCACCTGTAAAAAATAAGGCAAAGAAAATTCCTGTTGCAAAGAAACTCCACATAGTAAAATCTGCAGTAACAAAACCAGTGGTGGTAACTACAGAAGTCACCATAAATAATGCATGTCTTATGGCACTTTCTGCTTCACCATACACTTTTGGATGAGCAATGGTAGTTTGCAAGTTTGGGTCTTGGAAAAAGTAAATTATAATGGTAATAAATGCGGAAACACCAATAATTCCGAATAAATAATATTTAAATTCTTCACTCTGAAAAACTTTTTGAATTTTCCCTTTTAAAGCAAAATAGTTTAAGACAAAATTGGTACCTGCAACCAGCATAAAAAAGATGATAATATATTGTACAAATGGTAAGTTGTTATAAAAAGCAACACTATTATTTTTGGTTGAAAAACCACCTGTACTTACAGTTGCCATTGCATGATTTATAGCATCGAACCAAGTCATACCAGCAAATTTTAATAGAAGAAATTGTGCAAAAGTTAATACTACATAAATTAAATATAAACGTTTTGCAGTATCTGTTATTCTTGGATGTAGTTTATCTGCAGAGGGTCCAGGAGCTTCAGCCATAAATAGTTGCATTCCTCCAATTCCTAACAGTGGTAAAATAGCAATAGTTAAAACGATAATTCCCATTCCACCAATCCAATGGGTGGCAGATCTCCAAAACAGAATTCCTTTTGGCATGGATTCAATATCTATTAAAATTGAGGATCCTGTAGTTGAATACCCAGAAATTGTTTCGAAAAAAGCATCTGTAATACTGGGGATTGCTCCTGATAATAAATAAGGCAACATTCCTGTTATAGATAAGGTTAGCCAACCTAAAGTAACAATTAAATAACCTTCTTTTTTATGAATATTTGTGTTGGTAGGTTTGTTAAAAGTAAAAAGTAAAAGACCAATAAGAAGTGTAATAACTCCTGCATTTAAAATTCCCCAAGCTTCAGGTTCTAAATTAAAGAAACTAAAAGGAAATGCTATAAACATAAAAAAACCGTTTAAGATGGCTGTAATTCCTAAAAATCGATAAATTATTTTTAAATTTAAAGTACCCATTTTTTATTTGAATAGTTTTTCTACGGTAGAAATTGCTTCTGGCAAACAGAAAACAATTACTTTATCTCCACTTTGTATTTGCATGTCCCCATAAGACATTAAAGCTTTTCCATCTCTAATAATACCTCCAAAAACTGCTTCTCTTGGAAAACGTAAATCTCTAATTGGTTTTTCTGTAACTTTTGCATTTGGCTTTACTTCAAACTCAAAAACTTCAGCATCTATATTATGTAGATTTGCTAATTCTAAAATACCACCTTTTCTAATATGTTTAAAAATATTACTAGCTGCAATTAGTTTTTTGTTAATTAAAGATTGAATTCCAATAGTTTGAGAAATATCAATATAATCCATATTTTCAACTAAAGCAATTGTCTTTTTAACACCTTTAGATTTTGCTACTAAGCAAGACATTATATTGGTTTCAGAATTACCAGTAACAGCTACAAAAGCGTCCATTTCTCTGATGTTTTCTTCTTCTAAAAGTTCTAAATCACGTCCATCGCCATTTATAATTAAAGTGTCGCATAAAGTTTCAGCAAGTGCTTCTGCTTTTTCTCTATTTTTTTCTATCAACTTCACTTTAAAATTATCTTCACAAAGATGTCTTGCTGTTTTTTCGCCAATGCTACTTCCACCAAGAATCATTACATTTTTAATGTTGAATTGTTCTTTACCAATAATGGGATATAAATCTTTAATGCTATAATTGGGTACAGAAAAATACACTTGATCATCTAAATTATAAACAGTATCTCCTCTAGGAATAATGGTTTGCGATACATTTTCTCTTTTAATGGCAATTGTAATAAAATCTACGTTTTTAAATTTTTGTTTTGCTTCCTTTACAGTTAAATCTACCAAAGGAGATTTGTAAGAAAGCTCAGTTCCCATAACATTAAACAGACCACTTTCAAACTGAACAGTATCGTTAAAAGAAGATTGATTTAGCAACATTTTTATTTCGTTCGCTGCTAATTCTTGTGGAGAAATCATAAAATCTAATCCGAACTTGGTAAAATCTACTTCGCAATTGTGTAAAAATTCAGGATTATCAATTCTTGCAATCGTTTTTTTTGCGCCCAAAGATTTACCAATCACAGAAATCGTAAAATTTGTGTTCTGACTTTCTGTGACAGCAATTAATAAATCAGCAGAATCGATACCAATTTCTTTTAGCAATTTTATGGAAGTAGCATCTCCTTTTTTGGTAATTACATCCAAATGATTGTTGAGATATTCTAATTTATCACCATCAAAATCAATGATATAAGTATCTTGAGATTCGTAAGAAAGTAATTTCGCTAAATGAAAACCAACATCTCCAGCACCTGCAATTATAATCTTCATATTTTAAAAATAGAAATAGTTTACAAAGATAAGAAGAGTTAAGGAGGTAACGTAATAAAATACGTTTTTTAGCATTTTCAAGGTTTTTTGTACATTTATAAAAATTGATGATGGAAAAACTCACCATAAAAACCTGGGCTTTAGATGACAGGCCAAGAGAAAAATTAGTGGCAAAAGGTAAATTGGCTTTGTCTGATGCAGAATTAATTGCAATTTTAATTGGTTCTGGAAATAGAAACGAAAGTGCAGTCGGTTTATCGAAAAGAATTTTACAATCTGTAGATGGTAATATTAATGCTTTAGCAAAATTATCCGTAGAAAAATTATGCGAATTTAAAGGAATTGGAGAAGCCAAAGCAATATGCATTATTACTGCTTTAGAAATTGGTAAAAGAAGACAATTGGAAATTGCACTCGAAAAACCCAAAATTAATTCAAGTAAAAATGGTTTTAATTTGATGCAACCCATTATTGGGGATTTAGAACACGAAGAATTTTGGGTATTATTTTTAAATAATTCTAATAAAGTTTTAGCAAAAACACAAATTAGCAAAGGTGGTTTAACAGCTACGATTGTAGATATAAGGTTGCTTTTTAAAAGAGCCTTAGAGCTTTCTTGTGTTGCAATTATTGTGTGTCATAACCATCCTTCAGGAAAATTACAACCCAGTAATGCTGATAAACAAATTACGCAAAAAATAAAAAACGCTGGTGTAACTTTAGATATTAAATTGTTGGATCATTTAATCATTACTGAAAAAGATTATTTTAGCTTTGCAGATGAAGGGATTTTGTAGGATGCAGAACATAGTTTGCAGTAAAACAGTTTGCAGTAGACAGTCATCAATAGACTGATTACTGCCAACTGAAGACTGCCAACTGATGACTGAAGACTGCCAACTAAACAAAAAAATGATACTAGTTTACACACATAAAATTACACCAAGAATTCGTTATATTTTTAAGCATCTTCTTACAAGAATTTTATTGATTCCTGTAGATTTTACTTCTAAGGTAGAAGAATT
It includes:
- a CDS encoding UDP-N-acetylmuramate--L-alanine ligase encodes the protein MNIHFIAIGGSAMHNLAIALHQKGYQVFGSDDTIHNPSKARLEKYGLLPKEFGWFPEKISSDLDVIILGMHAKKDNPELLKAQELGLKIYSYPEFLYEQCKNKTRVVIGGSHGKTTITSMILHVLNYHERDVDYMVGAQLEGFETMVHLTEENDFMVLEGDEYLSSPIDMRPKFHLYKPNIALLSGIAWDHINVFPTFENYKEQFKIFTDSMINGGSMVYNIEDEHVKDIVESSENHIKKYPYETPNHFIENGITYLETAEGNLPLEIFGKHNLQNLAGAKWICQHMQVDEDDFYEAIASFSGASKRLEKIAESNSTVIFKDFAHSPSKVAATTKAVKEQYSERTVLACLELHTYSSLNAEFLAEYKGALDFADKAVVFYSPDAVKIKQLEEVTHQQIANAFEREDLVIYTNPAAFKEFLFAENLTNSAVVLMSSGNYGGLDFDEVKGLV
- a CDS encoding nucleotidyltransferase family protein, encoding MTYKETLLFVGKCLTINHEEHHKKIVEKELKSNSIDWDAVVKVSTAHFVFPALYCNFKKADFLHYLPTDLVEYMIYITDLNRDRNEQIIEQAKEINELLLSNNITPIFLKGTGNLLEGLYEDIAERMVGDIDFIFSKEEYPKAIEVLQNFEYSKVHDTTYDFPQFKHYPRLQKANNIAAVEIHKELLLEEYADEFNYRYIKKDAQIIHGIHFLSFKNQLNLSIIAKQINDKGFHYKDISLRNAYDVFLLSKKTTAKSAFNDFINLKNPLNCFLASCAVIFNHPKSLKYIETKESKEYIDFFTKNIENNANSKKFHKKIETKLFIKQRLKIIKDSIFDKEKRTWLVKRTTDKNWQNEKLVQLGLKKAKPTP
- a CDS encoding lamin tail domain-containing protein; the encoded protein is MKKKNSLKIALTLVFAFSISTLSAQIYNADFSNDGDGFADHTSDLSPPVDAPASVGPFGSFGNQWSLSYTTTPSSDTSANSFKVDGGALVSDDWGGQGIFQSQNIDVSAITSVDISALSVNSGANENKFKYFYILDGGARVETADIPSADGDNVNYSILNLDVSGVNTLVVGFEFSENGGSQGYTTSSFTVTLPTPGITLSTASNNTKEDTTTATFTAVLNLEPTTDVVLNITSGDTGEVTVSPATLTFTNANWNTPQTITATGVDDALADGNVDVTITVAVDDASSDNAYAPVADVTTIVTNEDDDLPNIIINEILADPTGIDANGDGTIDTGDDEFVELVNLDITSHDLTGYTISDAGSVRYTFGAITIPAGGSVVIFGDGTPTGISGFADTAGTLSLNNGGDTVTLANSGATTIATYTYGSEANSAESIGRNDDLTGTFVKHSTISSNPVTASPGRYNSSNLPFSTLTWTGATDNSWTTGSNWSTGTAPTASDDVQILKTSNQPTVSTAVTVNSATINSGATLISTGTLSGTVTYNRALTNGSQWYYMSSPVIDENYNNTWVTNNAIPSSTQDVDNRGISWYDNSSSDTDSDGASTADSATGFWRYMEEGTSSPFAVGRGYGIIRSGAGNISFTGTGIYNSDQTFLLTQGVNNFNLIGNPFTAFITLGTFYTTNSANIDTDFYFWNGSSYTTKTSSADSAYEIAPGQGFFVEATSAANVTFEIADASHQSSDTFQKSTNTRPEIILTASQGNNERFARILYIDNTTKGYDAGYDGKLFGGVSYSFSLYSDLVESDGKKYQLQSLPNSNHENMVIPIGLIVDANKEISFSAEALNLPADINVYLEDRLTNTFTRLDEVNSTYKVTSDVALDGIGRFYLHTKNSSALSVDSLNMDNISIYKTTNSNLRIVGISQGKASIKLYSILGKQVLENSFTSNGVQDITLPALSPGIYIVQLETETGSLNKKITLE
- a CDS encoding TrkH family potassium uptake protein, with translation MGTLNLKIIYRFLGITAILNGFFMFIAFPFSFFNLEPEAWGILNAGVITLLIGLLLFTFNKPTNTNIHKKEGYLIVTLGWLTLSITGMLPYLLSGAIPSITDAFFETISGYSTTGSSILIDIESMPKGILFWRSATHWIGGMGIIVLTIAILPLLGIGGMQLFMAEAPGPSADKLHPRITDTAKRLYLIYVVLTFAQFLLLKFAGMTWFDAINHAMATVSTGGFSTKNNSVAFYNNLPFVQYIIIFFMLVAGTNFVLNYFALKGKIQKVFQSEEFKYYLFGIIGVSAFITIIIYFFQDPNLQTTIAHPKVYGEAESAIRHALFMVTSVVTTTGFVTADFTMWSFFATGIFFALFFTGGSAGSTSGGVKVVRHIIMLKNSFLEFKKALHPNAIIPVRYDGKSVNQTIVFNILSFFIIYMLIFIIASVILTLLGLDFLSAIGAAASSLGNIGPAIGSVSPVDSFAHLSAAAKWFCSFLMLIGRLELFTVLILFTPFFWRNN
- the trkA gene encoding Trk system potassium transporter TrkA, translating into MKIIIAGAGDVGFHLAKLLSYESQDTYIIDFDGDKLEYLNNHLDVITKKGDATSIKLLKEIGIDSADLLIAVTESQNTNFTISVIGKSLGAKKTIARIDNPEFLHNCEVDFTKFGLDFMISPQELAANEIKMLLNQSSFNDTVQFESGLFNVMGTELSYKSPLVDLTVKEAKQKFKNVDFITIAIKRENVSQTIIPRGDTVYNLDDQVYFSVPNYSIKDLYPIIGKEQFNIKNVMILGGSSIGEKTARHLCEDNFKVKLIEKNREKAEALAETLCDTLIINGDGRDLELLEEENIREMDAFVAVTGNSETNIMSCLVAKSKGVKKTIALVENMDYIDISQTIGIQSLINKKLIAASNIFKHIRKGGILELANLHNIDAEVFEFEVKPNAKVTEKPIRDLRFPREAVFGGIIRDGKALMSYGDMQIQSGDKVIVFCLPEAISTVEKLFK
- the radC gene encoding RadC family protein gives rise to the protein MEKLTIKTWALDDRPREKLVAKGKLALSDAELIAILIGSGNRNESAVGLSKRILQSVDGNINALAKLSVEKLCEFKGIGEAKAICIITALEIGKRRQLEIALEKPKINSSKNGFNLMQPIIGDLEHEEFWVLFLNNSNKVLAKTQISKGGLTATIVDIRLLFKRALELSCVAIIVCHNHPSGKLQPSNADKQITQKIKNAGVTLDIKLLDHLIITEKDYFSFADEGIL